From the genome of Periplaneta americana isolate PAMFEO1 chromosome 15, P.americana_PAMFEO1_priV1, whole genome shotgun sequence, one region includes:
- the LOC138715669 gene encoding ras-related protein Rab-7L1-like, with amino-acid sequence MEFALGSNAANRPENDSEKSSFSEGETEFSDVDLTINGSTMAEPEAGTSRQSYSASGIRQRQLQRNLEREAHTSRSNFENVPETTKKREYIFKVLLFGVAGVGKTSIIKRYIYNYFLPENGDDIPGQYSVKVEVLDHDRIALIQIWDSTAERGDDSDASLYYKMASGAVAVFDITNPGTLKELDRLKKEMDENVTFRGRPIPCVLLANKCDLLDVDIDKKMKDQCKKKGYINWFKTSVVESINIQEAFGYLLDEMVKKEEEPIDNVDQNETFLSRCCSCSLC; translated from the exons ATGGAATTTGCTTTGGGTTCGAATGCGGCAAATCGACCAGAGAATGATAGTGAAAAATCATCTTTCTCGGAGGGAGAGACTGAATTCTCGGATGTGGATCTTACGATAAACGGATCTACTATGGCAGAACCTGAAGCTGGGACATCGAGACAGAGCTACAGCGCGAGTGGAATTCGACAAAGGCAGTTGCAACGAAATTTGGAAAGAGAGGCGCATACGTCTCGCAgcaattttgaaaat GTTCCAGAAACGACTAAGAAGAGAGAATATATCTTCAAAGTCTTGCTGTTTGGTGTAGCTGGTGTGGGAAAGACGTCTATCATCAAGCGCTACATTTACAACTACTTCCTTCCTGAAAATGGTGATGACATTCCTGGGCAATATTCAGTCAAGGTTGAAGTCCTGGATCATGATAGAATAGCTCTAATTCAAATCTGGGATTCCACAG CGGAGAGAGGAGATGATTCTGATGCATCCTTGTACTACAAAATGGCTTCTGGAGCAGTAGCGGTTTTTGATATAACAAATCCTGGCACACTTAAGGAACTCGACAGATTGAAGAAAGAAATGGATGAAAATGTAACCTTTCGAGGTAGACCCATACCTTGTGTATTGTTGGCCAATAAG TGTGATCTATTGGACGTAGACATTGATAAGAAGATGAAAGACCAGTGTAAGAAGAAAGGCTACATTAATTGGTTCAAAACTTCAGTAGTTGAAAGCATCAACATTCAGGAAGCATTTGGATATTTGCTTGATGAG